TCAACTCCATTTTGTTCCAGTTCTTTCAGAATAGTGCCGGTATCATTTAGTCTGGGGTATCCGGCCGTAAAAAACACGGAAAGAATATTGTTCTGTTTTTTCTGAAAAAGGGTATGAAGCCGGTTCATGGATTTTGTTTTTCGGTGTTAGTAAGATAATTGGTATAGGCGGCCAGGTCTTTGTCGCCTCGTCCGCTCAGGTTGATCACAACCTTCTGCGATGGTTTGAAAGGAATCATGGATAGAGCCGCCAGGGCGTGTGCTGATTCAAGGGCTG
This portion of the Bacteroidales bacterium genome encodes:
- a CDS encoding tryptophan synthase subunit beta (catalyzes the formation of L-tryptophan from L-serine and 1-(indol-3-yl)glycerol 3-phosphate) — encoded protein: YPGIGPMHSWLYETGRVQFLSATDTEALEAALELTRLEGIIPALESAHALAALSMIPFKPSQKVVINLSGRGDKDLAAYTNYLTNTEKQNP